A single Bifidobacterium asteroides DNA region contains:
- a CDS encoding PhoH family protein yields MAVTTRTLEIPEGIDPVQVLGPEDAVIERIERAFPAVSILVRGNRIMLRARDRQGDVQAAQIRDLLSELMQTADQVPVDADQVGRILDHRRLEPVAANSADHQARGRKTADRIPADRDYQETAIAGSEGVNALDGINLSSQAAPAALRRRPLTQASKGPIRPKTAGQSAYVAAIETHTITFGIGPAGTGKTYLAVAKAVQEFRAGRIGRIILTRPAVEAGESLGFLPGTLNEKVDPYLRPLYDALADMLGTSRLHRLLADETIEVAPLAYMRGRTLNDAFVILDEAQNTTGRQMKMFLTRLGFNTKMVITGDVTQVDLGGPASGLATIEQVLHGIDDIAFVHLQAADVVRNRLVGRIVRAYDRADQARRRRREQA; encoded by the coding sequence GTGGCGGTAACTACGCGAACCCTGGAGATTCCAGAGGGGATCGACCCGGTTCAGGTGCTGGGGCCGGAGGATGCAGTCATCGAAAGGATCGAGCGCGCCTTCCCAGCGGTCTCCATCCTGGTTCGGGGCAACCGGATCATGCTGAGGGCCCGGGATCGACAGGGAGACGTGCAGGCGGCCCAGATCCGTGACCTGCTGTCCGAACTCATGCAGACCGCAGATCAGGTCCCTGTGGATGCCGATCAGGTGGGGCGAATACTGGATCACCGACGCTTGGAGCCCGTCGCTGCCAACTCGGCAGACCATCAGGCAAGAGGCCGTAAAACGGCGGATCGAATCCCTGCAGACCGCGATTATCAGGAGACGGCCATTGCAGGGTCAGAGGGGGTCAACGCCCTGGACGGCATCAACCTATCGAGTCAGGCAGCCCCTGCTGCTCTTCGTCGCCGCCCCCTGACCCAGGCCTCCAAGGGCCCGATCAGGCCCAAGACCGCTGGCCAGTCCGCCTATGTGGCCGCCATTGAAACGCATACCATCACCTTCGGCATCGGACCGGCAGGCACCGGCAAGACCTATCTGGCAGTGGCCAAGGCGGTTCAGGAATTCCGGGCCGGACGCATCGGGCGCATCATCCTGACCAGGCCTGCCGTGGAGGCGGGGGAGAGCTTGGGCTTTCTGCCCGGCACCCTCAATGAGAAGGTGGACCCATACCTGCGGCCCCTCTACGATGCCCTGGCCGACATGCTGGGCACCTCGCGGCTCCACCGCCTTCTGGCCGATGAGACCATTGAGGTGGCCCCGCTGGCCTACATGCGCGGACGAACCCTGAACGATGCCTTCGTCATCCTGGATGAGGCGCAGAACACCACCGGCAGGCAGATGAAGATGTTCCTGACCCGCCTGGGCTTCAATACCAAGATGGTCATCACCGGCGACGTCACCCAGGTGGATCTGGGCGGGCCTGCATCTGGTCTGGCCACCATCGAACAGGTGCTGCACGGCATCGACGACATCGCCTTCG
- a CDS encoding histidine triad nucleotide-binding protein, with translation MSDDDRQEDCIFCRIVAGEVPSEKVYEDETVYAFKDANPKAAVHVLIVPRHHYASVAELAKAAPDTLAHIVQLAQQIADKDFHGAYRLIFNTGADAGQSVFHVHAHVLTGQVLPE, from the coding sequence ATGAGCGATGACGATCGGCAGGAGGACTGCATTTTCTGCAGAATCGTGGCAGGGGAGGTCCCCAGCGAAAAGGTCTATGAGGATGAGACCGTCTACGCTTTCAAGGATGCCAACCCTAAGGCCGCCGTCCATGTCCTGATCGTCCCGCGTCACCACTACGCGTCCGTGGCCGAATTGGCCAAGGCCGCTCCCGACACTCTGGCCCACATCGTCCAGCTGGCGCAGCAGATCGCCGACAAGGACTTCCATGGAGCCTACCGGCTGATTTTCAACACGGGAGCGGATGCCGGCCAATCGGTCTTCCATGTCCACGCACACGTTCTGACCGGACAGGTGTTGCCTGAGTGA